AAATATTACTGTACTTCCAACAGCTGGAGTTTGATTATTGATAGTTTTTACTATTGCTCTATCAGTTGAAGGTACAGGCACTGGGGTAATAGTTACAGTGTTGTTAAGCTGATTAAGATCATTTTCATTACCTGTAACTGTTGCCGTATTAGCATATGGACCCGTAGCATTAACAGATGCTGTAATGGTCAAAGTAGCAGAAGCAGCATTAGTTAACCCACCAATTGTCCACAATCCAGTAGCAGATGCATAGCTTGTACCAGATGAAGCAGTGGAGCTTATATAGGTATAACCTGCTCCAAGCAGGTCGGTAACAGTTACTCCTGTGCTTGCATTAGGGCCATTGTTAGTAGCAACAACGGTGAAAACAACATTTGACCCAACAACAGGAAGTGGTTTGTCAACCACTTTTGTAACTGCTAAATCTGTTATCGGATTATAGGTACCAATAGCAATTGCCGTGATAGTCGAAATTGCAGGAATAGTACCAGTTAAAGTACTACCATTAGTATTGCCCGTAGCTTTAGAACTGCCACTCAGATCAATCCATGCTAAGCCATTCCAACCTACAAGCCGTAAATTAGCAGCTGAACTAAATCCACTAACATCTGGAATAGATGCAGTAACAGTAAGTCCGTTTACATTACTACCTATAAAAGGTACCCAATCCCAGAATCCTACAGGACTTACTGCTGTTAGGCCAGGTCCTATTAGATTTGTATTATGTACAACCCCATCTGTAGGATCAATAACAGTTGAAGGATTTCCGCTAAACCAAGCAACACCCAATTGGGTTGAAGCATTTGTGGGTGCAGAAATACTCAGAGTACGTAAAGTAGTAGGATCACCTACAGGAAATACAAAGGCAGTATTTCCTATCTTAGATACATATCCATCTACATGAGCTGCATTGGTTGCCCCAATCCAGCTCGATCCTGGAACAAATGTAACGTATCCTTGAGGGCTTGTTCGTTTTGTGACAATAGTGCCGGATTGAAAATTATGTTGGGCATAAATGGCCATAACGCCTGTGCCATCCACATAAGTATTCCCATAACTTCCTGATTGTGCATTTAGTTGTGTAGCCACTAAGAACAATGGCAGCAAACCAAAATATGCAAACAGTTTTTTATAAATAGAGGTTGATACCATAACTTTTTAGGATTAAGTTTAATATAATTTTAAACATAAGAAAAGGGAGATTTAGCTTTAATGCAACTAGCTGTTGTGTTAACAACAGCGCATTTTGCAACATTATAATAAGCGTTGAATATAAAGTTGTACCCCTTGTGAAAAGAGAACAGATGTACCTACAGTTACGTTTCCTCCTTGTCCCCATCCGATATTAAAATTAAAGGATCTAGTTGCATTGAGAGTAGTAGTATAATTTATGGAGCCACCATGCACTTGACTGAAAGTTGGAGAGTTGTTATGAATCCTTTGTGAACCTGAAGTTGCTGGGAAATCATAGAAATAACTATTTACGAATTGGGCGGTTGAATTAGGTATTGAAGCTTCATATACTAATGTAATAGTATAAGTACCTGCTGGTAATGTAATACTTGAGGTTGAAGGAGTGAATGTGCTACCTAATATTGTATTTACCAGTACAGCACCATTTGGGAAATTATAGCTTCCTCCATTTCCACCTCTAGGGACAGTTATAGAACCGGTAAGTCCAATAACGAGTACACTCGGTTTTGCAACTGCTAAAGTTCTTAAATTACCATTAGTATCAGCAGATACCAACAAATCGGTATTGGCGCCAGTGGGTAAAGAACGCACTCTTGCATTACCATTAATATCTAATGTAGCCGAAGGAACAAATGTAGTTGTTGAAGTAAGTCCTACTCCAACATTTCCTGCATGATATATATTCTGAGCATTAGTAGTTGCTGGTGTATTAGTTGCTGCATCGTACCAAGGTTCTGTTGCAGTTGCTATTGATTGGTTTAACATCGGTACCCATTGTGTTCCGTCATTATAGTAATAACCCGGTGTAACTCCAGTTATACCAGCCCCAGCAGTAGCAGTATTGTATACAGACATACCAGCGACGTGAGCTGTCAATGGACTAAAAGAACTAGTACTTGACAATGTTACACGAGGCAATAGTAATCCTTTTGTTGTACTCTCTAGTTCTAGTACAGAATTAGTATTTATTGTAGTAGGATTTGCACCTACTTTGACTTGAGCTGTCATATAAAAAGAAAGCATCAAAACTGCTATAAGTAACATTAATTTTTTTTTCATAATAATATAGTTTAGGAATAAGGTAGGTCGTGTGTTATATATTTTGGTTGAAAAACAAAAGATTTAATAGTGCTAGAATAGACGTTCAATATAGAGTTGTACTCCTTTAGAAAAAGTAACGGGAGCTCCTGTAGGGACATTTCCAGCTAGTCCCCAGCCAATAGCAAAAGGAAACGTAGCAGTAGCATCTAGCGTTGTATTATAGGAGATTGTGCCTCCATGAGACATTAATGTGGTGGGAGTGTTGGAATAGATTCTTTGTGTAGTTCCACCACTTTTAGGAAAATTAAAAAAATAACTACTTATTAAAGTCCCCGATCCCGATACAGTACCTTCATAAACAAGTCTGATGTTATAATTTCCAGATGGTAAAGTAATTGTCGACCCAGTAAAGCTGGCATTTTCTATTGTATTAAGTACTACTGTACCATTTGTAAAAGTATAGGAATTTCCTGCAGCTCCACGTGTAGTGCTTATACCTGCCAATACTCCAATTACACATACACTAGATTTTGATGCTGCAATGGTTCGTAAATTACCGTTAGCGTCTGCGCTTAATAATAAATCGGAGACCGCACCAGTAGGAAGACTTCGTATTCGTGAAGTTCCATTAACGTCTAAGGTAGCCGATGGCGTAAAGGTAGTTCCTGAGTTAAGAGCTATACCGACATCTCCATCGTGATATATGTTTTGTGCATTTGTAGTAGCGGGAGTATTGGTTGCACCATCGTACCAAGGTTCCAATGCCTTAATATTAGCTAAATTCAAAATACGTACCCATTGCGTTCCGTCATTATAATAATAGCCAGGACTTACAGCTGTAGTTCCAGAACCAGCAGTAGCTGTGTTGTAAACCGTCATCCCTTGTGCATGTAGGGTAAGTGGAGCGAATGAACTAGTACTGGTTAATGTAACACGAGGTAGTAGCATTCCTTTTGAAGTACTTTCCAATTCCATAAGTGAATTGGAATTGATTGTATTAGGATTATCACCAACTTTTACCTGTGCTATTGCAGAAAATGTGAGCATCCATAGCATAATGACTAAAGTGTATTGTTTTTTCATTTACATGTAGATTATAATTGGTTTTACTTTTATGTTTATAACAGCTTGATTTTTAATTACAAAAAAAAATAAGTCTCTATTTGTGAGGTGATTTTTTTCGACATAGAAAACCCTGTAGGAAATTATCCTAGTTGTTAATATCGATATGATTTTTGCTGATTTTTTGATACGGCAATGCAATAGCAAGCCTATCTTAAAAGAAGATTAGCTACTAGAGACTCAAGTTGGTTGGGGAATTAACCAAATTTTGATAAATGGAATTTTGGATAATAAAGAGTAACATTTTGCCATAGTAGGTTTTTTAAGTTAAAGTAGGGGCTTTAGGCATAATCTATTTTAGAAAAGATTTGCACTACAAAAAAAATGGTATGATTTTTATTTTAACATGTTCACAGAATAAATATGATATAACTTTCTTTTGTATTAAAAAGTGGTATTTCGAGAAAGCTTTAACTGCTGATTTTAAGTTTATAATTTTTAAAATCAATTTATAATATGAATTTTGAACGTATTTGGGACTTAGAACTTACTGCGTATTATACTTAATTTTATAAAGTGGAGATTAATGGTTAATTATCTAAAGATAAGTTATTTATGTGTTCTCGATAATTTAACAAGTGTTAATTTTATGTTAATGTTAACATTTCTTACTAATTGAGTTTATAATAGTAAGCTCAGACCATGAGAAATATTCTTGAATAGAGCACTTTTTTTAAGTAGTATTTTAGATTATATGTTTAAGAATATTTTTTTTTCAAATAACTATGAATCTTCAATACTCCTTGATACATACTGATAGAAAATTTTATTTCAGGTAGGATAAATAAACAAATACCTCATTAACTCATTAAATTTTTTACTCTTAGTTTTGGTTAGTTAAATTGTTTAATTAGTTCAACTAAATCATATTGTTTATTTACCTGAATAAAAAGAAATGAGTTTCAAATTTTGATATTTATTCATTGTTTATTTAGTAATGTTTAAATGGAGGGATTTTTGCTCAACATAATAAAAAATTGATTTATACACTTTCAGTTTGTACTTTTGCAAGTATGAATGATAACTTTATAAATGAATATTTTGGGATAGGAATTCAAAACGGAAAAACGCCTGAGAATTTAGGTGTTTTGTGGCGATCTGCTCAAAACTTAGGGGCTACTTTTATATTTACAATAGGTAATAGATATGCCAAACAAGCTAGTGATACTCATGATGCAGTAAAAGCAATACCTTATTTTCATTATGATACTTTTGAAGCTTTCTTTGAAAACTTGCCTAAAGGAGCGCGATTGGTCGGAGTCGAATTAGACGATAAAGCATCCGATTTAGAAACTTTTGAACACCCAAGACGTTGCGTTTATTTATTAGGAGCAGAAGATCATGGCTTATCAAGAAAGGTAATGGATAAATGCCATAATCTAGTTAAATTTAAATCAGAGAAAAGCTTAAACGTGGCCGTGGCAGGAACTATTATTATGTATGACCGGAACTTGTCTAAACCACGCTCTTAAACAAAAGTTCATTTCAAATATGAAATAAAAAAGCCTTTAAAAATCTATTTTTAAAGGCTTTTTACAGTTTACAGTTTACAGTTTACAGTTTACAGTTTACAGTTTACAGTTTACAGTTTACAGTTTACAGTTTACAGTTTACAGTTTACAGTTTACAGTTTACAGTTTACAGTTTACAGTTTACAGTTTACAGTTTACAGTTTACAGTTTACAGTTTACAGTTTACAGTTTACAGTTTACAGTTTACAGTTTACAGTTTACAGTTTACAGTTTACAGTTTACAGTTTACAGTTTACAGTTTACAGTTTACAGTTTACAGTTTACAGTTTACAGTTTACAGTTTACAGTTTACAGTTTACAGTTTACAGTTTACAGTTTACAGTTTACAGTTTACAGTTTACAGTTTACAGTTTACAGTTTACAGTTTACAGTTTACAGTTTACAGTTTACAGTTTACAGTTTACAGTTTACAGTTTACAGTTTACAGTTTACAGTTTACAGTTTACAGTTTACAGTTTACAGTTTACAGTTTACAGTTTACAGTTTACAGTTTACAGTTTACAGTTTACTTTTTGAATATAGTTTTCCCTTCTTTGATGGTTTCTAATACCTTAATATCTTTTAATTCAGTTGGATTTACTGTAAGTGGATTTTTGTCTAAAATTACAAAATCTGCCAATTTTCCATTTTTAAGAGAGCCTTTCAAATTTTCATCAAAATACTCGTAAGCAGCATTTATGGTAATGGCTTGTAAAGCTTGATAAGGAGTTGCTCTTTCGGCTTCACCAATTACTTTATCAGTTCTAGAAGTACGATTTACAGCTGTCCAAACAGTAAATAAAGGATTGATAGGTGTTACTGTAGCATCAGAATGGTTTGTGTATTTCAATCCCATTTTAGCAGCTGTAGCTATCGGACTTAAGAAAAACGCTCTATCTTTTCCTAAATTCTCTACGTGTACATCTCCCCAAAAATAGGCATGATTAGTAAAAAAAGAAGGTTCAATTTTATATTTTTTATAGATTTCTAATTGGTCAGGACGAACAAATTGAGAATGAATAGCTATAGTTCTTCGGTCTTTATCCAATGGTTGTTTTAACTCTTTACAAGCATATTCGTGTGCTTTAATAAGCATATCAATAGTAGCGTCGCCATTACAATGAATAAAAATCTGATTGTCATTAGCGTAAGCAGTTTTAAAGATTTTGTTCAATGCATCTTGTGACAGACTAGGAAGACCTCTACAGTCATGTGCACAGTCTGGAACAGGAGTTAAAAATGGTTTTGTAAAATAGGCTGTTTTTCCTTGTGGAGAGCCATCTGCAACAATTTTTGTT
The nucleotide sequence above comes from Flavobacterium branchiarum. Encoded proteins:
- a CDS encoding RNA methyltransferase — protein: MNDNFINEYFGIGIQNGKTPENLGVLWRSAQNLGATFIFTIGNRYAKQASDTHDAVKAIPYFHYDTFEAFFENLPKGARLVGVELDDKASDLETFEHPRRCVYLLGAEDHGLSRKVMDKCHNLVKFKSEKSLNVAVAGTIIMYDRNLSKPRS